The proteins below are encoded in one region of Fulvia fulva chromosome 9, complete sequence:
- a CDS encoding Retrograde regulation protein 2, with protein MFKTLIKMASPIQHDPQHYRGLVDMGSNGIRFSITSLQPPTQRIMPTLYQHRAGISLYDAQYSESGERVPIDQATIKAVIASFKQFKRTCQDFEVPDKHITVLATEATRTAINSEDFRAQIKQKVGWDVTMLPKEDEGRVGAMGIASSLPEVSGLVMDLGGGSTQLSWLIKRGDTHGVQMPESGAVSMPYGAAAMSRRLAEAERNGTTAQLKKEIKTAVTDAYATLKVPAELEAAAQKSGGFTLYLSGGGFRGWGYVLMSQHRVQPYPIPAINGFKVSRREFLSTDQVKAAAAKSLETGGESELFRISERRAGQVPAVALLVNVLAEALPQVKEVRFCQGGVREGYLFSSLSEEIRAQYPLVVATQPLASHSSAPLVELLLASLPEGPTNGAVDDYKSIFVPELLEAFANLIYHHSSHSKDLQASAALRTTTSGVLAGVHGITHEARTLIALLLCARWGGSIPPCDEPFKRTLEQLADSPWTLWWINYIGAVAALISGVHPSGVRDADRLQLRASWGQDEKRRQVLSLHATITADVDEDVFGVDAHGVEKVGKRKRWIGGRDGIGHRAAVDITAADGRTLTRSIEKDE; from the coding sequence ATGTTCAAGACTCTGATCAAGATGGCTTCACCGATCCAACATGATCCGCAGCATTATCGTGGCCTTGTAGACATGGGCAGCAATGGTATACGATTCAGCATCACAAGCCTCCAACCACCCACCCAGCGGATCATGCCGACGTTGTACCAGCATCGTGCCGGCATATCACTATACGATGCACAGTATTCGGAGAGTGGCGAGCGAGTGCCAATCGATCAAGCGACGATCAAGGCTGTAATCGCCTCCTTCAAGCAGTTCAAGCGCACCTGCCAAGATTTCGAGGTCCCTGATAAGCACATCACAGTACTTGCAACGGAAGCCACGAGGACTGCAATCAATTCCGAAGACTTTCGAGCTCAGATCAAGCAAAAGGTAGGTTGGGATGTGACTATGTTACCGAAGGAAGACGAAGGTCGCGTTGGTGCGATGGGCATCGCAAGCTCGCTACCAGAGGTCAGCGGCCTGGTCATGGACTTGGGAGGTGGAAGCACCCAGCTCAGCTGGCTGATCAAACGAGGCGATACTCATGGTGTTCAAATGCCGGAGTCGGGCGCCGTGAGTATGCCATATGGAGCTGCTGCCATGTCGAGACGACTCGCCGAAGCGGAACGTAACGGAACGACCGCTCAGCTCAAGAAGGAGATCAAGACAGCTGTCACGGATGCGTACGCCACTTTGAAAGTCCCAGCGGAACTCGAAGCTGCCGCTCAGAAAAGCGGTGGCTTTACATTATACCTCTCTGGTGGCGGCTTCAGAGGCTGGGGCTATGTGCTAATGAGCCAGCATCGTGTCCAACCGTACCCAATTCCGGCCATCAATGGCTTCAAAGTCAGCAGGAGGGAGTTCCTCAGCACAGATCAGGTGAAggcagcagcagcaaagtCTCTTGAAACTGGTGGTGAGAGCGAATTGTTCCGCATATCAGAAAGACGGGCAGGCCAAGTACCGGCAGTGGCACTTCTGGTCAATGTTCTCGCAGAAGCCTTGCCGCAAGTCAAAGAAGTCCGCTTCTGCCAGGGAGGCGTGCGAGAAGGCTATCTATTCTCGTCGCTGTCAGAAGAGATAAGAGCACAGTACCCGCTTGTGGTGGCAACGCAACCCCTCGCCAGCCACTCTTCGGCACCACTCGTAGAGCTTCTACTGGCATCGCTGCCGGAGGGACCTACAAATGGCGCCGTTGACGACTACAAGAGTATCTTCGTACCTGAACTCCTCGAAGCCTTCGCCAACCTCATCTACCACCACAGCTCGCACTCGAAAGATCTGCAGGCATCCGCTGCTTTACGGACCACAACTTCCGGCGTCTTAGCTGGCGTCCACGGCATCACTCACGAAGCGCGTACTCTCATCGCACTCTTGCTCTGTGCCAGATGGGGCGGCTCAATCCCACCTTGCGATGAGCCTTTCAAGCGCACCCTAGAACAATTGGCAGACTCGCCGTGGACTCTCTGGTGGATCAACTACATTGGTGCTGTGGCAGCCCTCATCAGCGGCGTTCATCCATCTGGCGTTAGAGATGCCGACCGACTGCAGCTAAGAGCAAGTTGGGGGCAGGATGAAAAGCGAAGGCAGGTATTGTCTTTGCATGCTACCATTACAGCTGATGTGGATGAGGACGTTTTTGGCGTTGATGCACATGGTGTTGAGAAAGTTGGCAAGAGAAAGAGGTGGATTGGTGGGAGAGATGGTATTGGGCATAGAGCGGCTGTTGACATTACTGCTGCTGATGGTCGGACGCTCACCAGAAGCATCGAGAAGGACGAGTAG
- a CDS encoding Molybdenum cofactor sulfurase, protein MKVERILCYPIKALREVDLDSVQVTKHGFPHDRRFILLHVDHKDGKPNYKNIHIGHYPQSALFFPSLDTSADLIRVTYKPPKSTNAAESTLDIALKPFVDDRDIVDVEMHKSPTKAYLMDPAHHAWFSKHYGIDVVLAYLGPHYRPVLMSSSLNGPAPPAPGKEPAGWLTSLSKTVLGGPKPEQEVTFSDCAPYLIASSASMEDLHHRLPEGERMNIEKFRPNIIVSGADGAWDEDFWGEITITKPGDGDDDNATRIACIHNCGRCKSINIDFETGAPGEGASGQMLKHMQKDRRVDPGMKYSPIFGRYSFLGKGCEGNVIGVGDEVVVSRRIGERTKFDWAGLCTLPSRQ, encoded by the exons ATGAAAGTCGAAAGAATCCTCTGCTACCCCATCAAAGCCCTCCGCGAAGTCGACCTCGACAGCGTCCAAGTCACCAAACACGGCTTCCCTCACGACCGCCGCTTCATCCTGCTGCACGTAGACCACAAAGATGGCAAACCCAACTACAAAAACATCCATATCGGCCACTACCCCCAGTCCGCCCTCTTCTTCCCCAGCTTGGATACATCCGCGGATCTGATCAGAGTAACCTACAAACCCCCCAAATCCACCAACGCCGCCGAGAGCACACTGGACATCGCCCTCAAACCTTTTGTAGACGACCGCGACATCGTCGACGTGGAAATGCACAAATCCCCAACCAAAGCCTACCTCATGGATCCCGCCCACCACGCCTGGTTCTCCAAACACTACGGCATCGACGTAGTCCTCGCCTACCTGGGACCCCACTACAGACCCGTCCTCATGTCCTCCTCCCTCAACGGTCCCGCGCCCCCTGCCCCCGGCAAGGAACCAGCAGGCTGGCTCACATCGCTCTCAAAAACTGTCCTAGGCGGACCCAAGCCGGAGCAGGAAGTAACCTTCTCAGACTGCGCGCCCTACCTCATCGCCTCCAGCGCCTCCATGGAAGACCTCCACCACCGCTTACCTGAAGGCGAAAGGATGAACATCGAAAAATTCCGGCCGAACATAATCGTCTCCGGCGCTGATGGGGCCTGGGATGAAGATTTCTGGGGCGAAATTACCATCACCAAACCTGGTGATGGTGACGATGACAATGCTACGAGAATTGCATGTATCCACAACTGCGGCCGCTGCAAAAGCATCAACATCGACTTCGAAACCGGCGCGCCGGGCGAAGGCGCGAGTGGGCAGATGTTGAAACACATGCAGAAGGATCGAAGGGTTGATCCCGGGATGAAGTATTCGCCGATTTTTGGGCGGTATTCGTTTTTGGGGAAGGGGTGTGAGGGGAATGTTATTGGGGTGGGCGATGAGGTGGTTGTGAGTAGGAGGATTGGGGAGAGGACGAAGTTTG ATTGGGCTGGATTGTGCACTCTGCCGAGTAGACAGTAG
- a CDS encoding Aspercryptin biosynthesis cluster-specific transcription regulator atnN produces MSTMTMPAETNMRDQESESSWYGYDLELRTPPPMSSGDSMSSNGNGVLNGNGVNGHHGVNGNSRKRSYEESATPVQEVREPLWDDSDLELLNEIGVNVTPSMGFITPEFSQNGDGSISLGSDDMAGLQRTKMQTGCIPCLIQGLKCDPSNPGCKRAMSDDWALNAGIRRGDDEDGSFYPTTESGSLTIFRPDMKWRRSWRERHCLNFFVNFSAPQMAGFFDSAFWQRMVIQTSYHEPAIRHAITAIGALHECIMQRAFADDKQKAKAMEFALNQCNKAISCLTNDEADYDPNRRRIPSSRLALTTCVLFTCFEAMQGRCDSAVNHALQGRRLLQATGRPNPITMAPPEEDDIEQMRPLVERLEVQATALLDKGRRPEIDTSGQTPPLPPIDYIFSLEHAHNTLHTALNSVMRFMQGFHPTAPRDHIAITMAEKYLRYAPWFSQWEAAFTAFLSEQRDFMTNMDLKRAMVLKANHLVGTMLASVDQSAGPVAYDAYEAEFRAIVDLAREVLASFSCPPLPTLSGPNSGTPYLSFSLWVTDPLWMAISRCRNPTIRQSAFTLLSRNPRQEGIWHAGPQLPNSTQYMRRVESNTNGNKDVRKEQQPQQPQQTPENGLKCFSHENEQPPSPPPSSPGKISRKGDWVDLRNQISGWTEEETNQTAWLERGGRQKPTQPYQSFCKGGCAIPTLAEIREERADPGDPVLIEDELDDNEQLSENETSLHCRSCGYPSPANGSADGMDQQRYTPSFSVSPQLSQDVDMFAAPVSAAYGVAQSLG; encoded by the exons ATGTCCACCATGACGATGCCGGCCGAAACAAATATGCGCGATCAAGAGTCGGAGAGCAGCTGGTATGGATACGATCTGGAGCTCCGAACACCTCCCCCAATGTCGAGCGGTGATAGCATGAGCAGCAACGGTAACGGCGTACTGAATGGGAACGGCGTGAATGGACACCATGGCGTGAACGGCAACTCGCGAAAGCGATCATATGAAGAGTCGGCGACACCTGTGCAGGAAGTACGAGAGCCTCTATGGGACGACAGCGACTTAGAGCTACTGAACGAAATTGGCGTAAATGTCACCCCCAGCATGGGCTTCATCACGCCGGAATTTTCGCAGAATGGTGATGGTAGTATCAGTCTCGGATCGGATGACATGGCAGGTTTACAGCGAACGAAAATGCAGACTGGATGTATTCCGTGCCT CATACAAGGACTCAAATGCGACCCAAGCAATCCTGGCTGTAAAAGGGCCATGTCGGACGATTGGGCACTCAATGCAGGTATTCGTCGCGGAGACGACGAGGATGGCTCATTCTACCCTACAACAGAATCTGGCAGCTTGACCATATTCAGGCCTGACATGAAATGGCGACGCAGCTGGCGTGAACGCCATTGTCTCAACTTCTTCGTCAACTTCAGCGCGCCACAAATGGCTGGTTTCTTCGACTCGGCGTTTTGGCAGCGCATGGTCATCCAGACTTCGTACCACGAGCCTGCTATCCGACATGCTATCACAGCTATTGGCGCTCTTCACGAGTGCATCATGCAACGCGCATTCGCTGACGACAAGCAGAAGGCCAAAGCTATGGAATTTGCCTTGAATCAATGCAACAAGGCGATATCATGTCTCACGAATGACGAAGCAGATTACGATCCGAACAGGCGGAGGATACCTAGCTCGCGACTGGCACTGACCACTTGCGTACTCTTTACGTGCTTCGAAGCGATGCAAGGGCGATGCGACAGTGCAGTCAATCATGCACTTCAAGGACGACGTCTCTTACAGGCTACTGGGCGGCCGAACCCCATCACGATGGCGCCGCCGGAAGAGGACGATATCGAGCAAATGCGACCGCTAGTAGAGCGACTGGAGGTGCAAGCCACTGCGCTGCTGGACAAGGGCAGGCGGCCTGAGATTGATACATCAGGCCAAACGCCTCCCCTACCACCTATCGACTACATTTTCAGCCTGGAACATGCGCACAACACGCTGCACACCGCGCTGAACAGTGTGATGCGTTTCATGCAAGGCTTCCACCCTACCGCACCTCGAGACCACATCGCTATCACGATGGCCGAGAAGTACCTCAGATATGCTCCTTGGTTCTCGCAGTGGGAGGCTGCCTTTACTGCTTTTCTCTCGGAGCAGCGAGACTTCATGACAAACATGGATCTCAAGCGTGCTATGGTGCTCAAGGCGAACCACCTTGTTGGCACTATGCTTGCATCGGTTGATCAGTCTGCCGGACCCGTTGCCTACGACGCATACGAGGCCGAATTCCGAGCAATCGTTGATCTTGCCAGGGAAGTCCTCGCATCCTTTTCATGCCCACCGCTGCCGACACTGTCGGGACCGAACTCTGGCACACCGTACCTCTCGTTCTCCTTGTGGGTCACAGATCCGTTGTGGATGGCCATTTCGAGATGTCGCAACCCAACTATCCGACAATCTGCATTCACTTTGCTTTCGCGCAATCCTCGACAGGAAGGAATTTGGCATGCTGGGCCGCAGCTTCCAAACTCGACTCAGTACATGCGACGAGTCGAGTCGAACACCAACGGCAACAAAGATGTAAGAAAGGAGCAGCAACCCCAGCAGCCCCAGCAAACCCCAGAAAACGGGCTAAAGTGTTTCAGTCACGAAAATGAGCAGCCTCCAAGCCCTCCACCATCCTCGCCCGGGAAGATCAGCCGCAAAGGTGATTGGGTTGATTTGCGGAATCAAATAAGTGGTTGGACTGAAG AGGAGACGAACCAGACAGCTTGGCTAGAACGCGGTGGCAGACAAAAGCCTACCCAACCTTACCAATCATTCTGCAAAGGTGGTTGCGCCATTCCAACACTCGCAGAGATCCGAGAAGAACGTGCCGACCCCGGCGACCCAGTCCTTATTGAAG ATGAGCTCGACGACAACGAGCAGCTGTCAGAAAACGAGACGTCGCTGCACTGTCGCTCGTGCGGTTACCCCTCGCCTGCCAATGGTAGCGCTGATGGCATGGATCAACAGCGCTATACGCCCTCGTTCTCCGTGTCACCGCAGCTGTCACAGGACGTGGATATGTTTGCTGCGCCAGTGTCCGCCGCGTATGGGGTGGCACAGTCGCTCGGGTAA
- a CDS encoding 60S ribosomal protein L27a produces the protein MPTRLSNTRKHRGHVSAGHGRVGKHRKHPGGRGMAGGQHHHRTNIDKYHPGYFGKVGMRYFHKLQNQFWKPVINLDKLWALVPQEQREKYLAGGSKDTAPVLDLLPLGYSKVLGKGRIPEIPLIVRARYFSKDAERKIKEAGGVVQLVA, from the exons ATGCCTACCCGTCTTTCCAACACCCGCAAGCA CCGCGGTCACGTCTCGGCCGGTCACGGTCGTGTCGGCAAGCACAGGAAGCATCCCGGTGGTCGTGGTATGGCCGGTGGTCAGCACCACCACCGCACCAACATCGACAAGTACCATCCAGGTTACTTCGGAAAGGTCGGTATGCGCTACTTCCACAAGCTGCAAAACCAGTTCTGGAAGCCAGTCATCAACCTTGACAAG CTCTGGGCTCTCGTCCCACAAGAACAGCGCGAGAAGTACCTCGCCGGCGGCTCCAAGGACACCGCCCCAGTCCTCGATCTCCTCCCACTCGGCTACAGCAAGGTTCTCGGCAAGGGTCGCATCCCAGAAATCCCACTCATCGTCCGCGCCCGTTACTTCTCCAAGGACGCCGAGCGCAAGATTAAGGAGGCCGGTGGTGTTGTCCAGCTCGTCGCATGA
- a CDS encoding Adenylyltransferase and sulfurtransferase uba4, which translates to MTMTFQSMDDQIALLRKQVVATESQLASLKAQLAQAESRAETARQLEAAYQGGFPPEWIGETLSALTDDLHGYDGTASSPSDLARDIRHDTGMEKEFVTPEPVSSRWPLAGEEYRRYGRQMIMNEVGLHGQLRLKNAKVLVVGCGGLGCPAAAYLAGAGVGTLGLMDGDIVEVSNLHRQIAHSTPRVGKSKVDSAWEYLHELNPLIKYERHPFHLSPSIALTIFSTYHLILDCTDHPTSRYLISDACVLTGKPLVSASALKTEGQLIVLNNPPRMPGNPTGGPCYRCIFPKPPPADSVLSCGEGGVLGPVVGTMGVLQALEAIKLITAGPQRNTSIDLDHIAESPRAQMLICSAFSTPQFRSVRMRGRHNTCAACSTQATITPDQLTDGSMDYAAFCGITNPITLLPPTSRVTAADFARMPRDGTNVLLDVRDETQYAICALRGSINVPWQGSADRWLEKVMHSGALMLAASGRQRDVFVVCRFGNDSQLAAKAVIDMMGALEEGGGPSGAGVNVRDIRGGFRAWREEVDGEWPDY; encoded by the exons ATGACAATGACCTTCCAAAGCATGGACGACCAGATCGCGCTTCTACGCAAGCAAGTCGTAGCCACCGAATCACAACTCGCCAGCCTCAAAGCCCAGCTGGCACAAGCCGAGTCACGCGCCGAGACTGCACGTCAACTGGAGGCAGCATATCAGGGCGGCTTTCCCCCTGAATGGATAGGCGAGACATTGTCGGCACTGACAGATGATCTACATGGCTACGATGGCACTGCGAGTAGTCCAAGCGATTTGGCCCGGGACATTCGCCATGACACAGGCATGGAGAAAGAGTTTGTGACACCAGAACCAGTGAGCTCGAGGTGGCCTCTGGCTGGAGAAGAATACAGGCGATATGGACGTCAGATGATCATGAACGAGGTTGGTCTACATGGGCAGTTACGGCTCAAGAATGCGAAAGTGCTTGTCGTAGGCTGTGGTGGCTTAGGCTGTCCTGCAGCTGCATATCTCGCCGGTGCTGGAGTAGGCACACTCGGCCTCATGGATGGTGACATCGTCGAGGTGTCGAATCTACATCGACAAATCGCACATTCCACACCCCGCGTGGGAAAGAGCAAAGTCGATAGTGCATGGGAGTATCTGCATGA GTTGAACCCTCTCATAAAGTACGAACGCCATCCCTTCCATCTCTCCCCCTCGATAGCACTCACAATCTTCTCCACCTACCACCTTATCCTGGACTGCACCGACCACCCAACGTCACGCTACCTCATCTCCGACGCCTGCGTCCTAACCGGCAAACCCCTCGTCTCCGCATCAGCTCTCAAAACAGAAGGCCAACTCATCGTCCTCAACAACCCACCCCGCATGCCCGGGAATCCAACAGGCGGACCTTGCTACCGCTGCATCTTCCCCAAACCGCCACCAGCCGACAGCGTCCTCTCATGTGGCGAAGGCGGCGTGTTAGGTCCCGTAGTCGGCACCATGGGCGTCCTCCAAGCGCTGGAAGCCATCAAACTCATCACAGCCGGACCACAACGCAATACTTCCATCGACCTCGATCACATAGCAGAATCGCCCCGAGCACAAATGCTCATCTGCTCCGCCTTCTCAACACCCCAGTTCCGCTCCGTCAGAATGCGAGGTCGCCATAATACCTGCGCCGCCTGCTCAACCCAAGCCACCATAACCCCAGATCAACTAACAGACGGCAGCATGGACTACGCCGCCTTCTGCGGCATCACAAACCCCATCACCCTCCTCCCTCCCACCTCCCGCGTCACAGCCGCCGACTTCGCCCGCATGCCGCGCGACGGCACTAACGTCCTCCTCGACGTGCGGGACGAAACACAATACGCGATATGCGCATTGAGAGGCAGCATTAATGTCCCCTGGCAGGGTAGTGCGGATCGATGGCTGGAGAAGGTGATGCATAGTGGTGCGTTGATGCTGGCTGCCAGTGGACGGCAGAGGGATGTGTTTGTGGTTTGTAGGTTTGGGAATGATTCGCAGCTGGCGGCGAAGGCGGTGATAGATATGATGGGGGCGTTGGAGGAGGGTGGTGGGCCTAGTGGGGCGGGGGTCAATGTTAGGGATATTAGGGGTGGGTTTAGGGCGTGGAGGGAGGAGGTTGATGGGGAGTGGCCGGATTATTGA